A stretch of Geobacter sp. DNA encodes these proteins:
- a CDS encoding DUF1311 domain-containing protein, translating to MRGLTITVCLLTILLTATSSHSALKITETDRIDDAYSACLDKSKGVTANMNNCSGDAISKMDKRMNQVYKALMEKLPKPKQELLKNTQRKWLAWRTTEQDLSYALDPNEGGTLQSVSAGGFAYEMLKRRVQELERYLNELEL from the coding sequence ATGAGGGGACTAACTATTACCGTTTGCCTGCTGACAATCCTGTTGACAGCAACTTCCAGTCATTCAGCTCTAAAGATCACTGAAACCGACAGGATTGATGATGCATATTCCGCCTGCTTAGATAAATCCAAAGGCGTAACGGCAAACATGAACAACTGTTCAGGTGATGCCATCAGCAAAATGGACAAACGTATGAATCAGGTTTACAAGGCGCTGATGGAAAAACTGCCGAAACCAAAACAGGAGTTATTGAAAAACACTCAACGGAAGTGGCTGGCATGGCGCACTACCGAGCAGGATTTGTCATATGCTCTTGACCCGAATGAAGGGGGAACATTGCAGTCGGTATCAGCCGGTGGGTTTGCATACGAAATGCTTAAAAGACGAGTACAAGAGCTTGAACGCTATCTGAATGAATTAGAATTGTAG
- a CDS encoding YgiT-type zinc finger protein — protein MTNPVCPETGAPMYRGVRPMTLTFKSKSITFDMPGWYCDRSEESIHTGEDMKVSDRMLNLLKARSEGLLEPEGIRRIRKKLHLSQEAAGLLIGGGPRAFQKYESGDLLPSRAVCSALVLLDHDPSALSVLKEHNRAA, from the coding sequence ATGACTAATCCTGTCTGCCCGGAAACGGGGGCACCGATGTATCGCGGAGTGCGCCCCATGACTCTTACCTTCAAGAGTAAAAGCATTACGTTCGATATGCCTGGCTGGTATTGTGATCGATCAGAGGAGAGTATTCATACCGGAGAGGATATGAAGGTTTCCGACCGGATGTTGAATCTCCTCAAGGCTCGGAGCGAAGGGCTGCTTGAACCGGAGGGAATTCGTCGTATCCGCAAGAAACTTCATCTCTCGCAGGAAGCGGCAGGCCTCTTGATCGGCGGGGGGCCGCGGGCTTTCCAGAAATATGAAAGCGGTGACCTGTTGCCGAGCCGCGCTGTCTGCAGCGCTCTTGTCCTGCTGGATCATGACCCGTCGGCGTTGTCGGTGCTCAAGGAGCACAACAGAGCTGCTTAG
- a CDS encoding type II toxin-antitoxin system MqsR family toxin translates to MAEKKKPTYDLDAFKATFASVERLAVTGTALRSASVLGYGRAEIVGTIQTMQRGHFYKSMTAYADSRLWQDVYHVPSPVGMLYVKFTADAITEFLLLSFKEKNND, encoded by the coding sequence ATGGCCGAAAAAAAGAAACCTACCTACGATCTTGATGCGTTCAAGGCCACGTTTGCAAGTGTCGAAAGGCTTGCAGTTACAGGTACGGCACTTCGCAGTGCATCTGTGCTCGGATATGGCCGTGCCGAGATCGTGGGCACCATCCAAACGATGCAGCGAGGCCATTTCTACAAATCGATGACGGCTTATGCAGATTCCCGATTGTGGCAGGACGTGTATCATGTCCCGTCTCCGGTGGGTATGCTCTATGTTAAGTTTACCGCCGATGCCATAACCGAGTTTTTGCTGTTGTCCTTCAAGGAGAAAAACAATGACTAA
- a CDS encoding FAD-binding protein, with amino-acid sequence MNRLSKAHVEELKAHFRGDLLIPGDTGYDKVRQIWNAMIDRRPALIARCTSPEDVVQAVGLARRHALLVSIRGGGHNIAGNAVCDDGLMIDLSLMKGVQVDPSTRRATVEPGCTLADFDAAAQLHGLATPLGINSTTGVAGLTLGGGFGWLSRKYGMTVDNLLSANVVTADGSLVHASEAENSDLFWGLRGGGGNFGIVTSFEFQLHPVGPDVLSGLIVFPFSQAKSVITRFARFTETMPDELNVWMITRKAPPLPFLPEEVHGKEIVALALFYSGDPAEGKKLIEPLRGFGTPLGEHVGVQPYTAWQQAFDPLLTPGGRNYWKSHNFSQLSDGAIDVIIEYAATLPSPQCEILVGTVGGQTGRVAPDAMAYSSRDANYVMNVHSRWESSVEDDRCIAWSRAFFAASQPFASSGAYINFLTRDESERIAFAYGATYSRLVEIKKKYDPTNLFRMNQNIKPV; translated from the coding sequence ATGAACCGGTTATCAAAGGCACATGTCGAGGAGTTAAAGGCGCACTTCCGGGGAGATCTGCTCATTCCCGGCGACACGGGCTACGACAAGGTGCGCCAGATCTGGAACGCCATGATCGATCGCAGGCCCGCGCTGATCGCCCGTTGCACGTCGCCTGAAGATGTCGTCCAGGCTGTCGGCCTGGCGCGCAGGCACGCTCTTCTTGTTTCGATCCGTGGGGGCGGACACAACATCGCGGGCAATGCCGTCTGCGATGACGGCCTCATGATCGACCTCTCGCTGATGAAGGGCGTCCAGGTGGACCCGAGCACCCGCCGGGCAACCGTCGAGCCCGGCTGCACCCTTGCCGATTTCGACGCGGCAGCCCAGCTGCACGGCCTTGCCACGCCGCTGGGCATCAACTCCACCACAGGCGTGGCCGGTCTGACACTCGGCGGCGGCTTCGGCTGGCTGAGCCGGAAATACGGCATGACCGTCGACAACCTGCTCTCCGCGAACGTTGTCACGGCAGATGGCAGTCTCGTGCACGCCAGCGAGGCGGAAAACAGTGATCTCTTCTGGGGGCTGCGTGGCGGCGGTGGGAACTTCGGCATTGTCACCAGCTTCGAATTCCAGCTTCATCCCGTTGGACCGGACGTGCTGAGCGGGCTCATCGTCTTCCCGTTCAGCCAGGCGAAATCCGTGATCACGCGGTTCGCACGTTTCACCGAGACGATGCCCGACGAGCTCAACGTCTGGATGATCACCAGGAAGGCGCCCCCCCTCCCCTTCCTGCCCGAAGAGGTCCACGGCAAGGAGATCGTCGCGCTCGCCCTGTTCTATTCGGGTGACCCGGCTGAGGGGAAGAAGCTGATCGAGCCGCTGCGCGGGTTCGGCACGCCGCTTGGCGAGCATGTCGGTGTGCAGCCGTACACCGCCTGGCAGCAGGCCTTTGATCCACTCTTGACACCGGGTGGACGCAATTACTGGAAGTCGCACAACTTCTCGCAGCTCAGCGATGGTGCGATCGACGTCATCATCGAATACGCCGCTACGCTGCCGTCGCCGCAGTGCGAGATTCTGGTAGGCACGGTCGGAGGCCAGACAGGCCGCGTGGCGCCGGATGCTATGGCCTACTCCAGCCGGGACGCCAATTACGTGATGAACGTGCACAGCCGCTGGGAGTCTTCCGTCGAGGATGATCGCTGCATAGCCTGGTCGCGCGCATTCTTCGCCGCGTCACAGCCGTTTGCCAGCAGCGGCGCGTACATCAACTTCCTCACCAGGGATGAGAGCGAGCGTATCGCGTTTGCCTACGGTGCGACGTATAGCCGGCTGGTGGAAATCAAGAAGAAGTACGACCCGACGAACCTTTTCAGGATGAACCAGAACATCAAGCCGGTATGA
- a CDS encoding UPF0182 family protein, whose amino-acid sequence MPNKKFMFVLILLAVVFPLLSYLLNVYSDWLFFVETGYSSVFATTLTAKTVSGLLFGGLLFLCVQINLHHAFKARFPLTGIFMVGGGNIRINREEVVHFVKPVAMLLSIVLALLAGNWGAAQWEDLLLFTNKLAVGTVDPVIGKDIGFYLFSLPFLEMLKAFVNFTLLATALVTAAVYFARGGITLSERGTAVDAQVRRHLAVLVGIFSFVVAAGFYLDGFRLLFANNGAFYGAGYVDVNSRLLTYQALTFLTPVAGAVLAFGIWKGAWRLALLPPIIVVALYVIGIRVYPAVLQKFKVAPNELALETPYIEHNIRSTRFGYDLDRIETVPFDVDTRLTAADIANNDATIKNIRLWDHAPLLKTYSQLQQIRTYYKFFDVDNDRYMVNGQYTQVMLSPRELSYADLPSKNWINERLIFTHGNGITFGPVSRISKEGLPEFFVKDIPAVSLADIKVTRPEIYYGELSNDYVVVKTKVPEFSYPTATGNINTTYAGKGGVPIDSILKKALFAARFRTEKILLSSDITAQSRILYNRNISERVRTIAPFLHFDGDPYMVVDDGGRLKWIIDAYTYSNRLPYSKPLKGGINYMRNSVKAVVDAYDGSIDFYISDPDDVLLKVHAQIFPKLFKPIASMPAVLHKHVRYPHQLLQVQAAMFATYHMTDPKVFYNRENLWEIPVLGEKPMEPYYTIMKLPGETKEEYILLLPFTPSKRDNLAAWLTARSDEPNYGKIRAYTFPRDRLIYGPKQIDARINQDSFISQQLTLWSQRGSEVIRGSLLVIPIEKSLLYVQPLFLAADKAGLPELKRVIVAFGDEVVMEENLELALQRLFGGKKTAVAVAVSAATDVKASPASLAKEAMSIYEKAMTLQRQGNWAGYGEELRKLEQVLKRMAQ is encoded by the coding sequence ATGCCCAATAAAAAATTCATGTTCGTCCTGATTCTCCTGGCAGTGGTTTTCCCGCTCTTGTCATACCTCCTGAATGTCTATTCCGACTGGCTCTTTTTCGTCGAGACCGGATATTCGTCGGTCTTTGCCACGACACTCACAGCCAAGACGGTCTCCGGGCTGCTCTTTGGCGGGCTGTTGTTTCTCTGCGTGCAGATAAACCTCCACCATGCGTTCAAGGCACGGTTCCCCCTGACCGGCATTTTCATGGTGGGAGGCGGCAACATCCGCATCAACAGGGAAGAGGTGGTCCACTTCGTCAAACCTGTCGCCATGCTCCTCAGCATAGTACTGGCACTTTTAGCGGGCAACTGGGGGGCTGCGCAATGGGAAGATCTGCTGCTGTTCACGAATAAGCTGGCGGTCGGAACGGTCGATCCGGTTATCGGCAAGGACATCGGTTTCTACCTGTTCAGCCTGCCGTTTCTGGAAATGCTCAAGGCCTTTGTAAACTTCACGCTGCTGGCAACGGCGCTGGTTACCGCTGCGGTCTATTTTGCCCGTGGGGGCATCACCCTGTCGGAGCGGGGCACGGCAGTCGACGCGCAGGTTCGCCGACATCTGGCGGTTCTGGTCGGGATCTTTTCGTTCGTGGTCGCTGCCGGCTTCTATCTGGACGGCTTCAGGCTGCTGTTTGCCAACAACGGCGCCTTTTACGGTGCAGGATACGTCGATGTCAACTCCCGGCTGCTGACCTACCAGGCTCTCACATTCCTGACCCCCGTGGCAGGGGCCGTGCTGGCGTTCGGGATCTGGAAAGGCGCCTGGCGCCTGGCTCTTCTGCCGCCAATCATCGTGGTTGCCCTGTACGTCATCGGCATCCGGGTCTATCCGGCGGTACTCCAGAAATTCAAGGTCGCGCCCAACGAGTTGGCCCTGGAAACCCCCTACATCGAGCATAATATCCGATCCACCCGTTTCGGCTACGATCTGGACAGGATCGAAACCGTCCCCTTCGATGTTGACACGAGGCTTACGGCTGCCGATATCGCCAACAATGATGCCACCATCAAGAACATCCGGCTCTGGGATCATGCACCGCTGCTGAAGACCTACAGCCAGCTGCAGCAGATCAGGACCTATTACAAGTTCTTCGACGTGGATAACGACCGCTACATGGTCAACGGCCAGTACACCCAGGTGATGCTGTCGCCTCGCGAGCTCTCCTACGCCGACCTCCCCAGCAAGAACTGGATCAACGAGCGCCTGATCTTCACCCACGGCAACGGCATCACCTTCGGTCCGGTCAGCCGGATCAGCAAGGAAGGGCTGCCGGAGTTTTTCGTCAAGGATATCCCGGCGGTCAGCCTGGCCGACATCAAGGTAACCAGGCCGGAGATCTATTACGGCGAACTGTCCAACGACTATGTGGTCGTCAAGACCAAGGTCCCGGAATTCAGCTACCCCACCGCAACCGGCAACATAAACACGACCTATGCCGGCAAGGGAGGGGTACCGATCGATTCCATCCTGAAAAAGGCGCTCTTCGCAGCCAGGTTCAGAACGGAAAAGATCCTGCTCTCCTCGGACATCACCGCGCAGAGCCGCATCCTTTACAACCGCAACATCAGCGAGCGGGTCAGGACGATAGCCCCCTTCCTCCATTTCGACGGCGACCCCTACATGGTGGTGGACGATGGGGGGAGACTCAAATGGATCATCGATGCCTACACCTATTCGAACCGGCTCCCCTATTCGAAGCCTCTTAAGGGTGGGATCAACTACATGCGGAACTCCGTCAAGGCGGTCGTCGATGCCTATGACGGCTCCATCGATTTCTACATCAGCGATCCGGACGATGTCCTGCTCAAGGTCCATGCACAGATATTCCCGAAGCTCTTCAAGCCGATTGCATCAATGCCGGCCGTTCTGCATAAGCATGTCCGCTACCCCCACCAGCTCCTGCAGGTCCAGGCCGCCATGTTCGCCACCTACCACATGACCGACCCGAAGGTCTTCTACAACCGGGAAAACCTCTGGGAGATCCCAGTCCTGGGCGAAAAGCCGATGGAGCCGTATTACACCATCATGAAACTGCCGGGGGAAACGAAGGAGGAGTACATCCTGCTGCTCCCCTTTACCCCTTCCAAGCGGGACAACCTCGCAGCCTGGCTCACGGCGCGCAGCGACGAGCCGAATTACGGCAAGATCCGCGCCTATACCTTCCCGCGAGACCGGCTGATCTATGGGCCGAAGCAGATCGATGCGCGGATCAACCAGGACTCCTTCATCTCCCAGCAGTTGACGCTCTGGAGCCAGCGCGGCTCCGAGGTCATCCGGGGGAGCCTGCTGGTGATCCCGATCGAAAAATCGCTGCTCTATGTCCAGCCGCTCTTTCTTGCGGCCGACAAGGCCGGTCTGCCCGAGTTGAAGCGGGTGATTGTCGCCTTCGGGGATGAGGTGGTCATGGAGGAAAACCTGGAACTGGCCCTGCAGCGACTCTTCGGGGGCAAAAAGACTGCCGTCGCTGTTGCCGTGTCAGCCGCAACGGACGTGAAGGCATCGCCTGCATCGCTGGCCAAGGAGGCGATGAGCATCTACGAGAAGGCCATGACCCTCCAGCGCCAGGGTAACTGGGCCGGTTACGGCGAGGAGTTGCGCAAGCTGGAGCAGGTACTGAAGCGGATGGCGCAGTAA
- a CDS encoding response regulator, with amino-acid sequence MRKVLLVDDSISVARQLEKIVTESGEFQVVGHAKNGLESIKMYQSLHPDIICMDMNMPGMDGITALRTLMALDRNIKVVMITSLGGVGDKFNEAIKLGARNVISKPFETDNVLKILREA; translated from the coding sequence ATGAGAAAGGTTCTGCTGGTAGACGATAGCATCTCGGTAGCCCGTCAATTGGAAAAGATCGTGACTGAAAGCGGAGAATTCCAGGTGGTCGGACATGCCAAGAACGGCCTTGAATCCATAAAGATGTACCAGTCGCTCCACCCCGACATCATCTGCATGGACATGAACATGCCGGGGATGGACGGGATCACCGCCCTGCGGACACTCATGGCGCTGGACCGGAACATCAAGGTAGTCATGATTACCTCGCTGGGAGGCGTGGGAGACAAGTTCAACGAGGCCATCAAGCTGGGTGCGCGGAATGTTATCTCCAAACCGTTCGAGACGGACAACGTTTTGAAGATCCTGCGGGAAGCATGA
- a CDS encoding chemotaxis protein CheX codes for MAVKFFGQFLVEQGIIPRDVLLQAINLQESVNKSVGEIVLDLGFLNAEAVEKVNRAQRTVDMRFGDLAVQMGLLTPDQLQRALARQSETHLYIGEAIVQVGGFTDEDLQRYLAEFKADQAQFATSKVEIPAGVPYADLCEIMVDMTYKMFTRVARLTFRPGPCQIVTHLDQVHVMAAMDFTGDLRCRYILTASADVQEEIAKAILNQESVSHEPKEVLDDTVMEFVNVVCGNVVAKSAQQGKSLDIMPPEIIDSTGGIDIPVGYTGLYFPVCLADNGLAAISIIIYP; via the coding sequence ATGGCGGTCAAGTTTTTCGGGCAGTTTTTGGTAGAACAGGGGATCATCCCCCGGGATGTCCTGTTGCAGGCCATTAACCTGCAGGAATCGGTAAATAAAAGCGTTGGGGAGATCGTCCTCGACCTGGGGTTCTTGAACGCAGAGGCAGTGGAAAAGGTAAACCGGGCACAAAGAACCGTAGACATGCGGTTTGGAGACCTCGCCGTACAGATGGGGCTGTTGACACCCGATCAGTTACAACGTGCCCTGGCCAGGCAGTCAGAGACACACCTCTATATCGGCGAGGCGATCGTTCAGGTAGGCGGGTTCACCGATGAGGATTTGCAGCGTTATCTAGCGGAATTCAAGGCAGACCAGGCGCAGTTTGCCACCAGCAAGGTGGAAATCCCCGCAGGGGTCCCCTATGCTGATCTCTGTGAAATCATGGTGGACATGACCTACAAGATGTTCACCCGTGTTGCCCGCCTGACCTTCCGTCCCGGCCCCTGCCAGATCGTCACCCATCTTGACCAGGTGCATGTGATGGCAGCCATGGACTTTACCGGAGACCTCCGCTGTCGCTACATTCTGACGGCTTCTGCAGATGTGCAGGAAGAGATCGCCAAGGCGATCCTGAACCAGGAGAGTGTCTCCCATGAGCCGAAGGAAGTGCTGGATGACACGGTCATGGAGTTTGTCAATGTGGTCTGCGGCAATGTGGTTGCCAAATCAGCCCAGCAGGGGAAGAGCCTGGACATCATGCCGCCGGAGATAATCGACAGCACCGGAGGGATCGATATCCCGGTCGGCTATACCGGTCTCTATTTCCCGGTCTGCCTCGCAGACAACGGTCTGGCAGCCATCAGCATCATCATCTATCCCTGA
- a CDS encoding thioredoxin fold domain-containing protein has product MNRTLKVAVLSLTLGLLFLGQTVWAAALATSPEAALKKAFPEITVDSMQKIDVPGWYEVVTGQNVLYFYPEKDYLFVGEIYGKDRQSLTAARKRQLSAKLVKTLPLEKGVKIGSGKNVIIEFTDPDCPYCRKASEFLAKRRDVTRYVFFAPLAHPAAIGKIQHILNAKDKARAYEEMMRGASPPQGENFPESVKALAQEHLALARKVGVQGTPTFFVNGTEVVGADEKRIEALLTGGK; this is encoded by the coding sequence ATGAACAGAACGTTGAAGGTGGCGGTGTTGAGCTTGACGCTGGGTCTCCTTTTCCTGGGGCAGACTGTTTGGGCAGCCGCATTGGCAACCAGTCCGGAGGCGGCCCTGAAAAAGGCGTTTCCCGAGATCACGGTCGACAGCATGCAAAAGATCGACGTACCCGGCTGGTACGAGGTCGTCACGGGGCAGAATGTCCTCTATTTCTATCCCGAGAAGGATTATCTCTTTGTCGGCGAGATCTATGGCAAGGATCGACAGAGCCTGACAGCCGCGCGCAAGCGGCAGCTCAGTGCCAAGCTGGTAAAGACCCTGCCGCTGGAGAAGGGGGTGAAGATCGGTTCTGGTAAAAACGTCATCATCGAGTTTACCGACCCGGATTGCCCCTATTGTCGGAAAGCCTCCGAGTTCCTAGCCAAGCGACGGGATGTGACCCGGTATGTCTTCTTTGCTCCGCTTGCCCATCCCGCGGCAATCGGCAAGATACAGCACATCCTGAATGCCAAAGACAAGGCGCGGGCCTACGAGGAGATGATGAGGGGCGCATCGCCGCCGCAGGGTGAAAACTTCCCCGAATCGGTGAAGGCCCTTGCCCAGGAGCATCTGGCGCTTGCCCGAAAAGTGGGCGTACAGGGAACGCCCACCTTCTTCGTGAACGGAACGGAAGTTGTGGGAGCTGATGAAAAGCGGATCGAGGCGCTTTTGACCGGAGGAAAATAG
- a CDS encoding L,D-transpeptidase family protein, whose amino-acid sequence MYSGNSQSTNTKRPETGRPLLRRIALRLPLILIVLFLGGWIIVKEPAVVDDPAANPQDPAREDLSRVFYPSAEQIAWHPYFVKPNDTLESLFGKDWPLVARFNRIDRRHVYPGMTIKVPDRMDDIRDYTPLPKFYEPARRHEKYILINIMEQWLGAYEYGKLKFSMPAATGSSGHETPTGLFRVDARHRNHTSSLYKTEDEAAQYPMDNAIRFHVGADNVSYWIHARDLPGKPASHGCVGLYDESMQKRIYSFPTDPVLLDSKKLYQWAVGEDEYEDDTGALEELEDGPLVEVIGENPVYLTGAMQH is encoded by the coding sequence ATGTACAGTGGAAATTCGCAATCGACGAACACGAAACGCCCGGAGACGGGAAGGCCGCTGCTGCGAAGGATTGCCCTGAGGCTACCGCTGATCCTCATCGTGCTCTTTCTCGGCGGATGGATCATCGTCAAGGAGCCGGCAGTGGTGGACGACCCTGCCGCCAACCCGCAAGACCCTGCCAGGGAGGATCTGAGCAGGGTATTTTATCCCAGTGCGGAGCAGATAGCCTGGCATCCCTACTTCGTCAAGCCGAACGATACCCTCGAATCGCTCTTTGGCAAAGACTGGCCCCTGGTGGCGCGCTTCAACCGGATCGACCGCCGCCATGTCTATCCCGGCATGACCATCAAGGTTCCGGACCGGATGGACGACATCAGGGACTACACCCCGTTGCCGAAGTTCTATGAACCGGCCCGCCGGCATGAGAAGTATATCCTGATCAACATCATGGAGCAGTGGCTGGGCGCGTACGAATACGGGAAGCTCAAGTTCTCCATGCCCGCAGCTACCGGCAGCAGCGGCCACGAGACACCGACTGGGCTGTTCAGGGTCGATGCCCGACACCGTAACCATACCTCGTCGCTGTACAAGACCGAGGATGAGGCGGCGCAGTACCCCATGGACAATGCCATCCGCTTCCATGTGGGGGCGGACAATGTTTCTTATTGGATTCATGCCAGGGATCTTCCCGGCAAGCCGGCTTCCCACGGGTGTGTCGGATTGTATGACGAGTCGATGCAGAAGCGGATCTACAGCTTCCCGACCGATCCGGTGCTTCTCGATTCCAAAAAGCTTTACCAGTGGGCGGTTGGGGAAGACGAATACGAAGACGACACCGGTGCGCTGGAAGAACTTGAGGATGGACCTCTGGTCGAGGTTATCGGAGAGAACCCCGTCTATCTGACAGGGGCCATGCAGCACTAA
- the meaB gene encoding methylmalonyl Co-A mutase-associated GTPase MeaB, producing the protein MSLAERILLGDTRAAARLMRDIDDGYASAREELKLLYPHSGSAYLIGITGPPGAGKSTLVDQVTEAYRRRGKRVGIVAVDPTSPFTGGAILGDRIRMNRHADDEGVFIRSLATRGHLGGVSRSTGDVALVMDAMGMDVVIIETVGVGQDEVDIVKMAHTTVVVMVPGLGDDIQAIKAGILEIGDVFVVNKSDRPDADRTVRELTTMLEMNSARADDWRPKVMRTEAHRGTGIAELVEEFETHRSHLFGSAAIHRFLAEKGARTFMEILKDRLFAEVFAPLEADGRFARIVDDLANRRIDPYSAVEAVVAERFAAGADN; encoded by the coding sequence ATGTCACTTGCAGAACGGATTCTCCTGGGGGATACCCGCGCCGCAGCGCGGCTGATGAGAGATATCGACGACGGTTACGCCAGCGCCCGCGAAGAGCTGAAGCTCCTCTACCCGCACAGCGGCTCTGCCTACCTCATCGGCATCACCGGACCCCCCGGAGCCGGCAAATCGACCCTGGTCGACCAGGTCACCGAGGCGTATCGCCGTCGCGGCAAGCGGGTCGGCATCGTGGCGGTCGATCCCACCAGCCCGTTTACCGGCGGAGCGATCCTGGGGGACCGCATCCGCATGAACCGGCATGCCGACGACGAAGGGGTATTCATCCGGAGCCTGGCAACACGTGGCCATCTCGGCGGCGTCTCCCGTTCCACCGGGGACGTGGCGCTGGTGATGGACGCCATGGGGATGGACGTGGTGATCATCGAGACCGTCGGGGTGGGGCAGGATGAGGTGGATATCGTCAAAATGGCCCATACCACGGTGGTGGTGATGGTGCCCGGACTCGGCGACGACATCCAGGCCATCAAGGCGGGCATCCTTGAGATCGGCGACGTGTTCGTGGTGAACAAGTCGGACCGGCCCGATGCCGACCGGACGGTCCGGGAGTTGACGACCATGCTGGAGATGAACAGTGCCAGGGCCGATGACTGGCGGCCCAAGGTGATGCGGACCGAGGCACACCGGGGGACCGGGATCGCGGAGTTGGTGGAGGAGTTCGAGACGCACCGTTCGCACCTGTTCGGTTCTGCGGCCATACACCGCTTCCTTGCGGAAAAGGGCGCACGTACCTTCATGGAGATCCTCAAGGATCGGCTTTTTGCCGAGGTCTTTGCCCCTCTGGAGGCAGACGGCCGTTTTGCCCGGATCGTAGACGATCTGGCCAACCGGCGCATCGACCCGTACAGCGCGGTTGAAGCGGTGGTTGCCGAACGCTTTGCCGCAGGAGCAGACAACTGA
- a CDS encoding methylmalonyl-CoA mutase, translating into MAERTLRVLVGKPGLDGHDRGAKIIARAFRDAGFEVIYTGLHQTPEQIVSAAIQEDVDCVGLSILSGAHNTLLPRVCQLLKEKDADDIMVFGGGVIPDDDIPGLKNAGLKEVFTPGSSTEDIVKWVRDNVHPRA; encoded by the coding sequence ATGGCTGAAAGAACGTTACGCGTACTGGTTGGAAAGCCGGGCCTGGATGGCCACGACAGGGGGGCGAAGATCATTGCCAGGGCCTTCCGCGATGCGGGTTTCGAGGTTATCTACACTGGTCTGCACCAGACCCCGGAGCAGATCGTCTCTGCCGCCATACAGGAGGATGTGGACTGTGTGGGGCTTTCCATCCTTTCCGGTGCGCACAACACCCTTCTTCCCAGGGTCTGCCAGCTCCTGAAAGAGAAAGACGCCGACGACATCATGGTCTTTGGCGGCGGGGTGATCCCTGATGACGACATCCCCGGTCTGAAGAACGCCGGTCTCAAGGAGGTCTTCACGCCGGGGTCCTCCACCGAGGATATTGTCAAGTGGGTCAGGGACAACGTGCACCCGCGCGCATGA
- a CDS encoding cob(I)yrinic acid a,c-diamide adenosyltransferase, whose translation MPLEQGLVQVYTGNGKGKTTAALGLAFRACGRGLKVLMIQFMKGGGPYGEHLAAERLAPLLTIVPFGRPGWVNRDNPDPEDRRLALEALALGHEAVSGGNYDLVILDEVNGAVGFGLLTVEEVLACIAVRAPGVELVLTGRNADQRVIDAADLVTEMREVKHYYRAGVPARIGIEK comes from the coding sequence ATGCCGCTCGAACAGGGACTGGTGCAGGTCTATACCGGAAACGGCAAGGGAAAGACGACCGCTGCCCTGGGATTAGCCTTTCGCGCCTGCGGCAGGGGGCTCAAGGTCCTGATGATCCAGTTCATGAAGGGGGGCGGTCCCTACGGCGAGCACCTTGCCGCGGAACGACTTGCGCCCCTCCTGACCATTGTCCCTTTTGGCCGGCCCGGCTGGGTCAACCGCGACAACCCTGACCCGGAAGACCGGCGCCTGGCCCTGGAGGCCCTGGCACTTGGGCATGAAGCCGTGAGTGGCGGCAACTACGACCTGGTGATCCTGGACGAGGTGAACGGGGCGGTCGGCTTCGGCCTGTTGACCGTCGAGGAGGTGCTGGCATGTATCGCTGTCAGGGCGCCTGGCGTGGAGCTGGTCCTGACCGGAAGAAATGCCGACCAGCGCGTTATCGATGCCGCGGACTTGGTGACGGAGATGCGGGAGGTAAAGCACTATTACCGCGCCGGCGTCCCCGCCCGGATTGGCATCGAGAAATAA